A genomic region of Mesorhizobium sp. NZP2077 contains the following coding sequences:
- a CDS encoding TrbC/VirB2 family protein: MTVSVAALFVAIAAPAYASGSSMPWEQPLQQILQSIEGPVSKIMAVIIIIVTGLTLAFGDTSGGFRRLIQIVFGLSIAFAASSFFLSFFSFGGGALV; this comes from the coding sequence ATGACCGTTTCGGTTGCCGCGCTCTTCGTCGCGATCGCCGCGCCCGCGTATGCGTCCGGTTCGTCGATGCCGTGGGAACAGCCGCTGCAACAGATCCTGCAGTCGATCGAAGGTCCGGTCTCCAAGATCATGGCGGTGATCATCATCATCGTCACGGGCCTGACGCTCGCCTTCGGCGATACGTCGGGCGGTTTCCGCCGGCTCATCCAGATCGTGTTCGGCCTGTCCATCGCCTTCGCTGCATCGAGCTTCTTCCTGTCGTTCTTCTCGTTCGGCGGCGGGGCGCTGGTCTGA
- a CDS encoding VirB3 family type IV secretion system protein, with protein sequence MVNAVEQPDYAVPGYAVLVHRALTEPILLGGAPRAIAIMNGTLAGAVGLGLRLWLVGIAIWAIGHVAAVWAARRDPLFVDVVRRHLRIPAHLTV encoded by the coding sequence ATGGTGAACGCTGTCGAACAACCGGATTATGCAGTGCCGGGTTATGCGGTCCTCGTGCACCGGGCGCTGACCGAGCCGATCCTGCTCGGCGGCGCGCCCCGCGCGATTGCCATCATGAACGGGACGCTCGCCGGCGCGGTGGGACTGGGGCTGCGGCTCTGGCTCGTCGGCATCGCGATCTGGGCGATCGGCCATGTTGCCGCCGTCTGGGCCGCCAGGCGCGATCCGCTCTTCGTCGACGTCGTTCGCCGGCATCTGCGCATCCCGGCGCATCTCACTGTCTAA
- the trbB gene encoding P-type conjugative transfer ATPase TrbB yields the protein MAASHHNSEGLARGARMLRTALGPAIARYLDDAGIVEVMLNPDGRLWIDRLSDGLSDTGERLSAADGERIVRLVAHHVGAEVHAGAPRVSAELPETGERFEGLLPPVVAAPAFAIRKPAIAVFTLEDYVTTGIMSVSQAAALRLGVATRANILVAGGTSTGKTTLINALLAEVAKTADRVVIIEDTRELQCAARNLVAIRTKDGVASLADLVRSSLRLRPDRIPVGEVRGAEALELLKAWGTGHPGGLGTIHAGSAIGALLRMEQLIQEAVVTVPRALIAETIDLVAVLTGRGSARRLSELARVDGLRPDGDYRIAPAVIAGDDSPTMLIQSHEGENP from the coding sequence ATGGCAGCTTCGCATCACAATTCAGAAGGTCTGGCGCGCGGAGCACGCATGCTGCGTACCGCACTTGGGCCCGCGATCGCGCGCTATCTCGACGATGCGGGCATCGTCGAAGTGATGCTCAACCCCGATGGACGTCTGTGGATTGATCGGCTGTCCGACGGCCTCTCCGATACTGGCGAACGGTTGTCGGCCGCGGACGGCGAGCGCATCGTTCGCCTCGTCGCTCATCATGTCGGTGCCGAAGTCCATGCCGGCGCACCACGCGTCTCGGCCGAACTGCCCGAGACGGGGGAGCGGTTCGAGGGGCTGCTTCCTCCCGTCGTCGCAGCGCCCGCCTTCGCGATCCGCAAGCCTGCCATCGCCGTCTTCACCCTTGAAGACTATGTCACGACCGGGATCATGTCGGTGTCGCAGGCGGCAGCTCTTCGGTTGGGCGTTGCCACCCGCGCCAACATTCTGGTTGCTGGCGGCACCTCCACCGGCAAGACCACGCTGATCAACGCATTGCTGGCCGAAGTGGCCAAGACCGCCGATCGCGTCGTCATCATCGAGGATACGCGCGAACTGCAATGCGCAGCGCGCAATCTCGTGGCGATACGGACCAAAGACGGTGTCGCGTCGCTCGCTGATCTCGTCCGCTCGTCACTGCGCCTGCGCCCTGACCGCATCCCCGTTGGCGAGGTGCGCGGCGCCGAGGCGCTCGAACTGCTCAAGGCCTGGGGCACCGGCCACCCCGGTGGCCTCGGCACGATCCACGCCGGCAGCGCCATCGGCGCGCTCCTGCGGATGGAGCAACTCATCCAGGAAGCCGTCGTCACGGTTCCGCGCGCGCTGATCGCCGAGACGATCGACCTGGTTGCCGTCCTTACCGGCCGCGGCTCCGCGCGCCGCCTGTCTGAACTCGCTCGTGTCGATGGCCTTCGCCCGGACGGCGATTACCGGATCGCGCCAGCCGTCATCGCCGGCGACGACAGCCCGACCATGCTCATCCAAAGCCACGAAGGAGAAAATCCGTGA
- a CDS encoding helix-turn-helix transcriptional regulator — translation MTDLIARNEKQLGAILRRARRQAGLTQGAIGNRIHLRQGTMSRLEAGEPAVQLRTLMAALAALDLELVVRPRSKGSAADIEDLF, via the coding sequence ATGACCGACCTGATCGCTCGCAACGAGAAGCAACTTGGCGCCATCCTGCGTCGCGCCCGCCGCCAGGCAGGTCTTACGCAAGGAGCGATCGGCAACCGGATCCATCTTCGTCAGGGCACGATGTCGCGCCTCGAAGCCGGCGAGCCCGCGGTCCAACTGCGCACATTGATGGCGGCCCTCGCCGCGCTTGATCTCGAACTCGTCGTTCGTCCCCGAAGCAAAGGCAGTGCTGCCGACATCGAGGACCTGTTTTGA
- the trbL gene encoding P-type conjugative transfer protein TrbL: MGGMGVIDHFLEVFTRYIDGGFGLLGGEVGFIATTLIVIDVTLAALFWSWGADDDIMARLVKKTLFVGVFAYLISNWNNLARIVFESFAGLGLKASGTGFAVNDLMRPGKVAQTGLDAGRPFLDSISNLMGYWSFFENFIQIACMFFAWALVLLAFFILAIQLFVTLIEFKLTTLAGFVLIPFGLFGKSAFMAERVLGNVISSGIKVLVLAVIIGIGSTLFSEFTAGFSGNTPSIDDAMAIVLAALSLLGLGIFGPGIANGLVSGGPQLGAGAVVGTGLAAGGMAAVGAAAAGAVVSGGAAVSGGAAAAARGGAATAGRASTAYGLGAAGQSGFSSVASGLGGVISAGAQGAISPLRRAVNHAAGGMRQSYQSGARAAFETTGGSSTAGTIGANAGEAGDAPVASSATESQPAWAKRMKRSQQMAHGVQAAAHAVRSGDSHGGGSSINLSERD; the protein is encoded by the coding sequence ATGGGCGGCATGGGCGTCATCGACCATTTCCTCGAAGTCTTCACGCGCTACATCGACGGTGGGTTCGGCCTGCTCGGCGGCGAGGTCGGCTTCATCGCCACGACCCTGATCGTCATCGACGTGACGTTGGCGGCGCTCTTCTGGTCCTGGGGGGCCGACGACGACATCATGGCGCGCCTCGTCAAGAAAACGCTGTTCGTCGGCGTCTTCGCTTATCTCATCTCCAACTGGAACAATCTCGCCCGCATCGTCTTCGAAAGCTTCGCCGGGCTTGGCCTGAAGGCCTCGGGCACCGGGTTTGCCGTCAACGACCTCATGCGTCCCGGCAAGGTGGCGCAGACCGGGCTCGATGCCGGCCGGCCGTTCCTGGACTCGATCTCGAACCTGATGGGCTACTGGTCCTTCTTCGAGAACTTCATCCAGATCGCCTGCATGTTCTTCGCCTGGGCGCTGGTGCTGCTCGCCTTCTTCATCCTGGCAATCCAGCTTTTCGTCACGCTGATCGAGTTCAAGCTGACGACGCTCGCCGGGTTCGTTCTGATACCCTTCGGTCTGTTCGGCAAATCCGCCTTCATGGCCGAGCGGGTGCTCGGCAACGTCATCTCGTCCGGCATAAAGGTGCTGGTGCTCGCCGTCATCATCGGCATCGGCTCGACACTCTTTTCCGAGTTCACCGCAGGCTTCAGCGGCAACACGCCGTCGATCGACGATGCCATGGCGATCGTGCTGGCCGCGCTGTCGCTGCTCGGCCTTGGCATCTTTGGACCGGGCATTGCCAACGGTCTCGTCTCCGGCGGCCCGCAGCTCGGCGCGGGCGCGGTAGTCGGTACCGGGCTCGCCGCCGGCGGCATGGCAGCAGTGGGCGCCGCGGCCGCCGGCGCAGTCGTGTCCGGAGGCGCGGCCGTCAGCGGCGGTGCTGCAGCGGCGGCCCGTGGCGGTGCCGCCACCGCGGGCAGGGCATCCACAGCCTACGGCCTTGGCGCGGCCGGACAGTCAGGCTTTTCCAGCGTTGCATCCGGGCTCGGCGGTGTCATCAGCGCCGGCGCCCAGGGTGCCATCTCTCCGCTGAGGCGCGCCGTCAACCATGCAGCAGGCGGGATGAGGCAGAGCTACCAGTCCGGCGCTCGCGCTGCCTTCGAGACGACGGGCGGATCCTCCACCGCCGGCACAATCGGCGCGAATGCTGGGGAGGCCGGCGATGCTCCCGTCGCGTCCTCCGCCACTGAAAGCCAGCCCGCCTGGGCCAAGCGCATGAAGCGCTCGCAACAAATGGCCCATGGCGTTCAGGCCGCCGCCCACGCCGTTCGCAGTGGCGACAGCCATGGCGGCGGCTCCTCAATCAACCTCTCTGAAAGAGACTGA
- a CDS encoding type II toxin-antitoxin system HipA family toxin, which produces MTRRPVHAPLNVFLNGRLVGVLRRQSTGAIDFQYARDWLDWQSTFPISLSLPLREDRYIGAPVINVFDNLLPDSDAIRRRVAERVGAGGTDPYSMLAALGHDCVGALQFLPDGIDPGAPGGTDGRPVSNEDIAGIIKNLAAAPLGLGEDEDFRISIAGAQEKTALLRKDGGWFKPVGTAATTHILKPQIGRLPNGIDLSDSVENEYLCLKLLKAFGVPAAQAEIADFGERRTLIVERFDRLWTRDGRLLRLPQEDMCQALSVPPTRKYQSDGGPGIADIIELLKGSDTPEEDIAVFLRACVLFWLIGASDGHAKNFSIFLGPGGRFRITPLYDVLTAQPSLDGGQIPRKKFKLAMSVGNSRHYSVHEIMPRHFMQSADMAGVGTPVTLRIFEDIAANAQRQSETVFSSLQRGFPERLLYSVRAAIGKRAILLAEAN; this is translated from the coding sequence ATGACACGGCGCCCCGTCCACGCGCCGCTCAATGTTTTCCTGAACGGGCGCCTTGTGGGCGTTCTGCGCAGGCAATCGACCGGTGCCATAGACTTTCAATACGCCCGCGATTGGCTGGACTGGCAAAGCACCTTCCCGATCTCGCTTTCGCTTCCTTTGCGCGAAGACCGTTACATCGGCGCGCCTGTGATCAACGTCTTTGACAACCTGCTTCCTGACAGCGACGCCATCCGCAGGCGCGTTGCCGAACGCGTTGGCGCGGGCGGTACCGACCCCTACAGCATGCTCGCAGCCCTCGGCCATGATTGCGTCGGCGCCCTTCAGTTCCTGCCTGATGGCATCGATCCCGGCGCTCCAGGCGGGACCGATGGCAGGCCGGTCAGCAACGAGGACATTGCCGGGATAATCAAGAACCTTGCCGCCGCGCCTCTCGGCCTTGGTGAGGACGAGGATTTCCGCATTTCGATTGCTGGCGCCCAGGAAAAGACCGCGCTGCTGCGCAAGGACGGGGGCTGGTTCAAGCCGGTCGGCACGGCGGCAACCACCCATATCCTGAAACCGCAGATCGGCCGGCTGCCGAACGGCATCGATCTCTCCGACAGCGTTGAGAACGAGTATCTGTGCCTTAAGCTGCTCAAGGCGTTCGGCGTCCCCGCTGCCCAGGCGGAGATCGCTGATTTTGGGGAGCGCCGCACACTGATCGTAGAGCGTTTCGACCGGCTGTGGACCCGCGACGGCCGCCTCCTGCGCCTGCCGCAGGAGGATATGTGTCAGGCGCTGTCGGTGCCGCCGACGCGCAAGTATCAGTCCGATGGTGGTCCTGGCATTGCTGATATTATCGAGCTTCTGAAGGGCAGTGACACGCCCGAAGAGGACATCGCCGTCTTTTTGCGCGCCTGCGTTCTGTTCTGGCTGATTGGCGCCAGCGACGGTCACGCCAAGAATTTCAGCATCTTTCTCGGTCCTGGCGGGCGGTTCCGCATAACCCCCCTTTACGACGTTCTCACCGCACAACCCAGCCTTGATGGCGGACAGATTCCGCGCAAAAAATTCAAGTTGGCGATGTCGGTCGGCAACAGCCGGCACTATTCGGTCCATGAGATCATGCCTCGCCACTTCATGCAGAGCGCTGACATGGCCGGCGTGGGAACGCCCGTCACGCTCAGAATTTTCGAAGACATCGCTGCGAACGCACAAAGGCAGTCGGAGACGGTGTTTTCCTCATTGCAGCGTGGCTTCCCCGAACGGCTCCTCTATTCAGTCAGGGCGGCGATCGGCAAGCGCGCCATTCTTCTCGCTGAGGCAAATTGA
- the trbF gene encoding conjugal transfer protein TrbF — MFKRPATHYGRSPQPETPYQRAAQVWDERIGSARVQARNWRIMAFGCLALAAGVSTALIWQSANGSIVPWVVQVDRLGQAQAVAPAVADYQPNDPQVAFYLAHFIEQVRSIPADPIILRQNWLRAYDFTTQGGALALNDYARGNDPFTKVGKQQVAVDVSSVIRASPVSFRIAWVERRYQDGSLASTERWSAILTTVVQPPRDADTLRKNPLGIYINAINWSKELGQ, encoded by the coding sequence ATGTTCAAACGACCGGCCACGCATTACGGCAGATCCCCACAACCCGAGACGCCCTACCAACGCGCTGCCCAGGTCTGGGACGAGCGCATCGGTTCCGCTCGCGTGCAGGCGCGCAATTGGCGTATCATGGCCTTCGGTTGCCTGGCGCTCGCTGCGGGGGTCTCCACAGCACTCATCTGGCAGTCCGCCAATGGTTCGATCGTGCCCTGGGTGGTGCAGGTCGATCGTCTCGGCCAGGCGCAGGCTGTGGCGCCGGCGGTCGCTGACTATCAGCCCAACGATCCGCAAGTTGCTTTCTACCTGGCGCACTTCATCGAACAGGTGAGGTCGATCCCCGCCGATCCGATCATCCTGCGGCAGAACTGGCTGCGCGCCTATGACTTCACGACACAAGGCGGGGCGTTGGCGCTCAACGATTATGCGCGCGGCAATGACCCGTTCACCAAAGTGGGCAAGCAGCAGGTCGCCGTCGACGTTTCGTCGGTGATCCGCGCATCCCCAGTGAGCTTCCGCATCGCCTGGGTCGAACGCCGCTATCAGGACGGCTCCCTCGCTTCAACCGAGCGCTGGTCCGCCATTCTCACCACTGTCGTCCAGCCCCCGCGCGACGCCGACACGCTGAGGAAGAACCCGCTTGGCATCTACATCAACGCCATCAATTGGTCGAAGGAGCTTGGACAATGA
- the trbK-alt gene encoding putative entry exclusion protein TrbK-alt, with protein MDGKFFVRIGVVVFIAVTVVSTAIGMRSKGDEAEAPATPNRPLASEDPFAAELRRCSRIGEAGPRDPGCLKAWAESRHRFLGQRAPATATAPLAPTTLFPDLAGSTDRKEGERTDVTAPAMRVEPPRPEVR; from the coding sequence ATGGACGGCAAGTTCTTCGTTCGCATCGGCGTGGTCGTCTTCATCGCGGTGACTGTTGTGTCGACCGCGATTGGGATGAGGAGCAAGGGCGATGAAGCTGAAGCCCCTGCGACGCCGAACCGTCCCTTAGCGTCAGAAGACCCATTCGCGGCCGAATTGCGCCGCTGTTCGAGGATCGGCGAGGCCGGTCCTCGCGATCCCGGCTGTCTGAAAGCGTGGGCAGAAAGCCGGCACCGCTTTCTCGGTCAGCGGGCACCGGCAACGGCGACTGCTCCGTTAGCGCCGACAACGCTGTTTCCGGATCTGGCGGGATCAACCGACCGGAAAGAAGGGGAACGGACGGATGTGACCGCTCCCGCGATGCGGGTCGAGCCGCCCCGGCCGGAGGTTCGCTGA
- a CDS encoding ribbon-helix-helix protein, CopG family: MAKPPRKQRLSVYLDPKVMSRLAEHAARRDYSRSLVAEAAIASFLSPDAAERQEAAITKRLDQLDRRIARQERDVGIAVETLAVFVRFWLATTPALPEPAAQAAHAKAGERYDAFVTALGRRLARGPKLRQEISEDIIPTDESGVR, from the coding sequence ATGGCAAAGCCACCCCGCAAACAACGCCTGTCCGTCTATCTCGATCCGAAGGTCATGAGCAGGTTGGCCGAACATGCGGCGCGCCGTGATTATTCTCGGTCGCTCGTCGCCGAGGCAGCCATCGCATCGTTCCTCTCACCCGATGCCGCCGAGCGGCAGGAGGCAGCGATCACCAAGCGGCTCGACCAGCTCGATCGCCGTATCGCACGCCAGGAGCGCGATGTTGGAATCGCGGTGGAGACTCTCGCCGTTTTCGTCCGCTTCTGGCTGGCGACAACGCCAGCGTTGCCCGAGCCCGCGGCGCAGGCTGCCCACGCCAAGGCTGGCGAGCGCTATGATGCCTTCGTCACCGCGCTCGGGCGTCGGCTGGCGAGAGGACCGAAGCTCCGTCAGGAGATTTCGGAGGATATCATTCCGACGGACGAAAGTGGGGTGCGCTAA
- the trbJ gene encoding P-type conjugative transfer protein TrbJ → MKPHRSVRFAAALLATPIALAPMLATPAHAIIVFDPSNYTQNVLTAARSLEQITNQITSLQNQAQMLINQARNLAGLPFSSLQQLQQSVQRTQQLLGQARNIAYDVQQIDQAFQQKYGNVPLSASDQQLVADARSRWGNTVGGLQDAMRVQAGVVGNIDTNRSEMSALVGRSQGATGALQATQAGNQLLALQAQQLADLTAVVAANGRAQALQSAEQATAAEQGREQRRRFLTQGSGYQPGSAQMFYGKN, encoded by the coding sequence ATGAAACCGCATCGTTCCGTTCGGTTCGCCGCCGCGCTTCTGGCCACGCCCATCGCACTCGCACCGATGCTGGCGACGCCCGCGCACGCCATCATCGTCTTCGATCCCTCCAATTATACGCAGAACGTCCTGACAGCGGCGCGCTCGCTCGAGCAGATCACCAACCAGATCACCTCGCTGCAGAACCAGGCGCAGATGCTCATCAACCAGGCCCGCAATCTCGCAGGCCTGCCGTTCTCCTCGCTGCAACAACTCCAGCAGTCCGTGCAGCGCACGCAGCAGTTGCTCGGGCAGGCGCGGAACATTGCCTATGACGTCCAGCAGATCGATCAGGCCTTCCAGCAGAAATACGGCAACGTCCCGCTGTCGGCTTCGGACCAGCAACTCGTCGCCGACGCGCGCTCGCGCTGGGGCAACACGGTTGGTGGCCTTCAGGATGCCATGCGTGTGCAGGCGGGCGTCGTCGGCAACATCGACACCAATCGCAGTGAGATGTCGGCGCTGGTCGGCCGGAGCCAGGGTGCTACCGGAGCGCTTCAGGCAACACAGGCCGGCAACCAGCTCCTCGCGCTTCAGGCGCAGCAGCTCGCCGATCTCACCGCAGTCGTTGCCGCAAACGGTCGGGCGCAGGCTTTGCAATCGGCCGAACAGGCCACCGCGGCCGAACAAGGCCGCGAGCAGCGCCGCCGCTTCCTGACGCAGGGCTCGGGCTACCAGCCCGGCAGTGCGCAGATGTTCTATGGCAAGAACTGA
- the trbE gene encoding conjugal transfer protein TrbE — protein MMNLAEYRNRSSRLADFLPWAALVGAGVVLNKDGSFQRTARFRGPDLDSAVPAELVAVAGRLNNALRRLGSGWAIFVEAQRHASTRYPDSSFPDAASTLVDAERKAGFVEAGAHFESSYFLTLTYLAPAEDTARAESWLYEGREKNGLDPNEVLTGFIDRGDRVLRLIEAFMPECRWLDDAETLTFLHGCVSTNSHRVRVPETPMYLDAMLADQPLTGGLEPRLGASHLRVLTVTGFPTVTTPGLLDELNRLAFPYRWSTRAILLDKNDATRLLTKIRRQWFAKRKSVAAILKEVMTNEASVLVDTDAANKAADADMALQELGADYAGMAYVTATVTVWDDDPRTADEKLRLVEKVIQGRDFTAIIETINAVDAWLGSLPGHVYANVRQPPISTLNLAHIIPLSAVWAGEVRDEHFAAPPLLFGKTEGSTPFRLSLHVGDVGHTLIVGPTGAGKSVLLALMALQFRRYAGSQVFAFDFGGSIRAAALAMGGDWHDLGGDLSDGAIDSVSLQPFARVHHVPERAWAADWIVAILTREGVTITPQVKEHLWTALTSLASAPVEERTITGLVVLLQSNDLKQALRPYCVGGPYGRLLDAEREHLGSAFVQAFETEGLVGTGAAPAVLSYLFHRIEDRLDGSPTLLIIDEGWLALDDDGFACQLREWLKTLRKKNASVIFATQSLSDIDGSAIAPAIIESCPTRLLLPNERAIEPQITAIYRRFGLNDRQIEIIARAMPKRDYYCQSRRGNRLFELGLSEVALALCAVSAKTDQAAIARIVAEYGRDGFLAAWLSHHGVGWAAELVPALTSPALTNPALANKEKFP, from the coding sequence ATGATGAACCTTGCCGAATATCGCAACCGTAGCAGCCGGCTCGCCGACTTCCTGCCCTGGGCGGCATTGGTCGGCGCCGGCGTGGTCCTCAACAAGGATGGCAGCTTCCAGCGCACCGCGCGCTTTCGCGGCCCCGATCTCGACAGCGCCGTCCCGGCCGAACTGGTCGCCGTCGCCGGCCGGCTCAACAATGCCTTGCGCCGTCTCGGCTCGGGCTGGGCGATCTTCGTGGAAGCGCAACGCCATGCCTCGACCCGCTATCCCGACAGCAGCTTTCCCGATGCCGCCTCCACGCTGGTCGATGCCGAGCGAAAGGCTGGCTTCGTGGAGGCCGGCGCTCATTTTGAGTCCAGCTACTTCCTGACGCTCACCTATCTTGCGCCGGCGGAAGACACGGCGCGCGCGGAAAGCTGGCTCTACGAAGGCCGCGAGAAGAATGGCCTCGACCCCAATGAGGTGCTGACCGGGTTCATTGACCGCGGCGACCGCGTCCTGCGCCTTATCGAAGCCTTCATGCCGGAGTGCCGGTGGCTCGATGATGCCGAGACGCTGACCTTTCTGCATGGCTGCGTCTCGACCAACAGCCACCGTGTCCGCGTTCCCGAAACGCCGATGTATCTCGACGCCATGCTGGCCGACCAGCCGCTGACCGGCGGGCTCGAACCGCGGCTTGGTGCGTCGCATCTGCGCGTTCTCACGGTCACGGGTTTCCCGACCGTGACCACGCCGGGTCTGCTTGACGAACTGAACCGGCTGGCCTTCCCGTATCGTTGGTCGACCCGCGCGATCCTGCTCGACAAGAACGATGCGACCAGGCTGCTGACAAAGATCCGGCGTCAATGGTTCGCTAAGCGCAAATCTGTCGCCGCGATCCTCAAGGAGGTGATGACCAACGAGGCTTCCGTCCTCGTCGACACCGACGCCGCAAACAAGGCCGCCGATGCCGACATGGCGCTGCAGGAGCTCGGCGCCGACTATGCCGGCATGGCCTATGTCACCGCCACGGTGACGGTTTGGGACGATGATCCCCGCACCGCCGACGAAAAACTGCGCCTGGTCGAAAAGGTCATCCAGGGCCGGGATTTTACGGCGATCATCGAAACCATCAACGCCGTCGACGCCTGGCTCGGCAGCTTGCCGGGTCATGTCTACGCCAACGTCCGCCAACCTCCCATCTCCACCCTCAATCTCGCCCACATCATCCCGCTTTCCGCGGTGTGGGCGGGCGAGGTGAGGGACGAGCATTTTGCAGCGCCCCCTCTGCTCTTCGGCAAGACCGAAGGCTCGACCCCGTTCCGGCTTTCGCTTCATGTCGGCGACGTCGGCCATACGCTGATCGTCGGCCCAACGGGCGCCGGCAAGTCCGTGCTCCTGGCACTGATGGCGCTGCAGTTCCGCCGCTATGCGGGCTCACAGGTTTTTGCCTTCGATTTCGGCGGTTCGATCCGAGCCGCGGCACTCGCCATGGGTGGCGACTGGCATGATCTCGGCGGCGATCTCAGCGATGGGGCAATCGACAGCGTCAGCCTTCAGCCGTTCGCGCGTGTTCATCATGTCCCCGAGCGCGCCTGGGCCGCCGACTGGATCGTGGCGATCCTGACGCGCGAGGGGGTGACGATCACGCCTCAGGTCAAGGAGCATCTCTGGACGGCACTGACCTCGCTGGCCTCCGCGCCGGTCGAGGAGCGCACGATCACCGGTCTGGTCGTGCTGCTGCAGTCAAACGATCTCAAGCAGGCATTGCGCCCCTATTGCGTCGGCGGTCCCTACGGGCGGTTGCTCGATGCCGAGCGCGAACATCTCGGATCCGCGTTCGTCCAGGCATTCGAAACCGAAGGGCTGGTCGGAACGGGTGCTGCGCCCGCAGTTCTTTCCTATCTCTTCCATCGCATCGAGGACCGGCTCGACGGCTCGCCAACCCTTCTCATCATCGACGAAGGCTGGCTTGCGCTCGACGATGATGGTTTTGCCTGCCAGCTGCGCGAGTGGCTGAAGACGCTGCGCAAGAAGAACGCCAGCGTCATCTTCGCCACGCAGTCGCTCAGTGACATCGATGGCTCGGCGATCGCGCCCGCGATTATCGAGAGCTGCCCCACCCGGCTTCTCCTGCCCAACGAGCGCGCCATCGAGCCGCAGATCACTGCGATCTATCGCCGCTTCGGCCTTAACGATCGGCAGATCGAGATCATCGCACGCGCGATGCCGAAGCGCGACTATTACTGCCAGTCGCGTCGCGGCAACCGGCTGTTCGAACTTGGGCTGTCGGAGGTGGCGCTCGCGCTTTGCGCTGTATCCGCAAAGACCGACCAGGCTGCGATCGCCCGCATCGTCGCTGAGTACGGCCGCGACGGTTTCCTCGCAGCCTGGCTCAGCCACCATGGCGTCGGCTGGGCCGCTGAACTCGTTCCCGCCCTGACCAGCCCCGCCCTCACCAATCCCGCCCTCGCCAACAAGGAGAAATTCCCATGA